A stretch of Gemmatimonadaceae bacterium DNA encodes these proteins:
- a CDS encoding phosphodiester glycosidase family protein, giving the protein MERAMLVQLRMTRRWRCGDVGVTRMVSLAGQAIRQSSQGPYRQGPYGVAARSRVRRRTRCLPWLLVLLAACATGRRARNDARWTIPRTVADSITSERLASGVWLHHLVRTSVPLRVHVLDVDLASCVSVRALKGGSTAVGRTTTSDLLRAVASSDTPLAAVNADFFLFAPPGVPVGALVRSGQVIAGPIDRPVIAFDASNRPFIGVMRAAGTLTTSRARVPVITWNRPTANAIGVVDAAWGQALDSLSRPGAMMLVPLGERRYRIAPVPLAHSGLARGDTLMLVGSARASLLERDTVRVEVALGPVAPLEVVGGFPMLVHDSVIVTGVDSMGAASFRAVNPRTAAGFAANGRRLLLVVIDGRQNGYSAGTTTRETAALLRDLGAREALNLDGGGSTAMVVRRADTGFVQLVNRPSDAAGERPVADALAVLGVCRASRP; this is encoded by the coding sequence ATGGAGCGGGCAATGTTGGTCCAGCTGCGTATGACACGGCGTTGGCGATGCGGGGACGTTGGAGTGACTCGGATGGTTTCTCTCGCTGGCCAGGCAATCCGCCAATCTAGCCAAGGGCCATATCGCCAAGGGCCATATGGCGTCGCCGCGCGCAGCCGCGTTCGTCGCCGAACACGTTGCCTCCCTTGGCTGCTGGTGCTGCTCGCCGCCTGCGCCACGGGTCGACGCGCGCGCAACGATGCACGATGGACGATCCCACGCACGGTGGCGGACTCGATCACCTCCGAGCGACTGGCCTCCGGTGTCTGGCTGCATCACCTCGTGCGCACATCAGTCCCGCTGCGGGTGCACGTGCTCGACGTCGACCTGGCATCGTGTGTGTCGGTGCGCGCGCTCAAGGGTGGCTCCACGGCCGTCGGTCGCACCACCACCAGCGATTTGCTGCGCGCGGTGGCGTCCTCCGACACGCCGTTGGCGGCGGTGAATGCCGATTTCTTCCTCTTCGCACCGCCGGGCGTACCGGTTGGTGCGCTGGTACGGTCGGGACAAGTGATCGCCGGTCCTATCGACCGGCCCGTCATCGCGTTTGACGCGTCCAATCGACCGTTCATCGGCGTGATGCGGGCCGCGGGCACCCTGACGACATCGCGGGCGCGGGTGCCGGTGATCACGTGGAATCGGCCTACCGCCAACGCCATCGGCGTGGTCGATGCCGCCTGGGGACAGGCGCTCGACAGTTTGTCGCGCCCCGGAGCCATGATGCTCGTGCCACTCGGCGAGCGCCGGTATCGCATTGCGCCGGTACCCCTGGCGCATAGCGGGTTGGCGCGCGGCGATACGCTGATGCTGGTGGGAAGTGCCCGCGCGTCTCTGTTGGAGCGCGATACGGTGCGCGTTGAGGTTGCACTGGGGCCAGTGGCGCCGCTGGAGGTCGTGGGCGGTTTCCCGATGCTGGTGCACGACAGCGTCATCGTGACCGGGGTGGACTCGATGGGCGCAGCGAGCTTTCGTGCCGTGAATCCGCGTACCGCTGCCGGTTTTGCGGCCAACGGACGACGATTGCTGCTGGTGGTGATTGATGGTCGGCAGAATGGCTATAGCGCTGGCACCACGACCCGCGAAACCGCCGCACTGCTGCGCGATCTGGGTGCGCGCGAGGCGCTCAACCTCGATGGCGGCGGCTCGACCGCCATGGTGGTGCGACGCGCGGACACCGGATTCGTGCAACTGGTCAACCGACCTTCCGACGCCGCTGGCGAGCGCCCGGTAGCCGATGCCCTGGCCGTTCTTGGCGTGTGCCGAGCGTCGCGACCCTAG
- a CDS encoding DedA family protein has translation MSRRCGSVSANRRRDAPNPVTTMVGDNGAAGNGRLRLQHIFARLQHWADAGWSGTVVFAWGLLQGCVFPGLADVFFLPLAIARPQRAYVLALIATAGTLIGSLLLYAGGERALTVLHGPFIEWMGITADHLDRYRSSLARYGAWAIFASTMSPLSTKLTSIASGLVGVPWHEFTAALLAGRLVRTLGLAWLVRNGGAAAVERWIGRSPARSAKP, from the coding sequence GTGTCCCGTCGCTGCGGTTCCGTCAGCGCGAACCGGCGCCGCGACGCGCCGAATCCGGTCACCACTATGGTGGGTGACAACGGCGCCGCCGGCAACGGGCGTTTGCGACTGCAACATATCTTCGCGCGATTACAGCACTGGGCCGACGCCGGATGGTCGGGAACCGTGGTGTTCGCCTGGGGACTCCTGCAGGGGTGTGTGTTCCCCGGTCTGGCGGATGTGTTCTTCCTCCCGCTCGCGATCGCTCGACCCCAGCGAGCCTACGTGCTCGCGCTGATTGCGACGGCGGGAACGCTCATCGGCAGCCTGTTGCTGTATGCCGGCGGAGAACGCGCGCTCACGGTGCTGCATGGACCGTTCATCGAGTGGATGGGCATCACGGCAGACCATCTCGACCGCTACCGGTCGTCGCTCGCACGCTATGGGGCATGGGCAATCTTCGCGAGCACGATGAGTCCGCTCTCCACCAAGCTCACGAGCATCGCGTCCGGTCTCGTTGGGGTACCGTGGCACGAGTTTACCGCGGCGCTGCTGGCCGGTCGTCTGGTACGCACGCTTGGCCTCGCCTGGCTGGTGCGGAACGGCGGAGCGGCCGCTGTGGAGCGTTGGATCGGTCGGTCGCCCGCCAGATCGGCGAAGCCCTGA
- a CDS encoding Na+:solute symporter: MNISWIDWVIAAASILICFVPALFLAKRSGKSTTEFFGSGRSVPWWLAGLSMVATTFSSDTPNWVTEQVRRYGVAGNWQWWAFVLTGVSTVFFFARMWRRSGVLTDLEFYELRYSGKSASVVRGFRAVYLGLFFNCFIMGMVTLAACKIANILFGLPAWQTIVICGLLNVVFAAHSGLWGVLVIDMIQFFIKMTAVFAAAWFSLVEVGRRLAGEANGWVGLKLLVSKLSTLQVVQSTATNAQPVMSAKDGAGQPILDLLPNFSMSELALMIFIMPIAISWWANWYPGAEPGGGSYIAQRMLASKSEKDSLGGTLFFNLAHYVLRPWPWIITALCSIIVYPDLASIQAAFPGADATLIGHDSAFPAMLKFLPVGFVGLMIGGLLAANSSTILTHLNWGSSYLVHDFYRRFIRKDAAESHYVNAGRLSTVLLYVVAALLSLTMSSAQQAFQVLLSIGAGTGLLYIARWFWWRVSAWCEIVAMVMSLITSLAVPKLMPGADFATTTIIQVGITTIAWLITAFVGPVTDRTTLIAFVQKVKPAGPGWTALRAAAGITDAEIAQENRMGAAFAGWISGCVVIWSSLFAIGNFLYASGDPSRLPTAWMLTGVLAVSGFVLLRVTRQLWSDSTASQARADARAADASVI, translated from the coding sequence ATGAACATTTCCTGGATCGATTGGGTCATCGCCGCCGCGTCCATTCTCATCTGCTTCGTGCCGGCCCTGTTTCTTGCCAAGCGATCGGGGAAGAGCACGACGGAGTTCTTCGGCTCCGGTCGCTCGGTGCCGTGGTGGCTGGCCGGGCTGTCGATGGTCGCGACGACCTTTTCGTCTGATACGCCCAACTGGGTCACCGAGCAGGTGCGTCGCTACGGCGTCGCGGGCAACTGGCAGTGGTGGGCGTTCGTACTGACCGGTGTGTCGACGGTGTTCTTCTTTGCGCGCATGTGGCGCCGGTCGGGTGTGCTCACCGACCTCGAGTTCTACGAGCTTCGGTATTCCGGCAAGTCGGCCTCGGTCGTGCGCGGTTTCCGTGCAGTGTACCTGGGCCTGTTCTTCAACTGCTTCATCATGGGGATGGTGACGTTGGCGGCGTGCAAGATCGCCAACATCCTCTTCGGGTTGCCGGCCTGGCAGACCATCGTGATCTGCGGGTTGCTGAACGTCGTGTTTGCCGCGCACTCGGGGCTGTGGGGCGTGCTGGTCATCGACATGATCCAGTTCTTCATCAAGATGACGGCGGTGTTCGCGGCGGCGTGGTTTTCACTGGTTGAGGTGGGTCGACGGCTGGCCGGTGAGGCCAACGGCTGGGTGGGTCTCAAGCTGCTCGTCTCCAAGCTCTCCACGCTGCAGGTCGTGCAGAGTACCGCCACCAATGCGCAGCCGGTGATGTCGGCCAAGGACGGCGCGGGACAGCCCATTCTCGACCTGCTTCCCAATTTCAGCATGTCGGAGTTGGCGCTCATGATCTTCATCATGCCCATCGCCATCAGCTGGTGGGCCAACTGGTATCCCGGCGCCGAGCCAGGCGGTGGGTCGTATATCGCCCAGCGCATGCTGGCGTCCAAGTCAGAAAAGGACTCGCTGGGCGGTACGCTCTTTTTCAACCTCGCCCACTACGTGCTGCGTCCGTGGCCGTGGATCATTACCGCGCTCTGCTCGATCATCGTTTACCCCGACTTGGCGTCAATTCAGGCGGCGTTTCCCGGCGCCGACGCCACGCTCATCGGGCACGATTCGGCCTTTCCGGCCATGCTCAAGTTCCTGCCCGTCGGGTTTGTGGGGCTCATGATTGGCGGGCTGCTGGCGGCCAACTCGTCCACCATTCTCACGCATCTCAACTGGGGCTCGTCGTACCTGGTGCACGATTTCTATCGGCGCTTCATCAGGAAGGACGCCGCAGAGTCCCACTATGTGAATGCCGGACGGCTTAGCACGGTGCTCTTGTACGTCGTCGCCGCCCTGCTCAGCCTCACCATGAGTTCCGCGCAGCAGGCGTTCCAGGTGCTGCTATCGATTGGCGCCGGCACGGGCCTGCTGTACATCGCGCGATGGTTTTGGTGGCGTGTGTCGGCATGGTGTGAAATCGTGGCCATGGTGATGTCACTCATCACGTCGCTGGCGGTGCCAAAGCTCATGCCCGGTGCCGACTTCGCCACCACCACCATCATTCAGGTCGGCATCACGACCATCGCCTGGCTCATCACGGCATTCGTCGGGCCGGTCACCGACCGCACCACGCTCATTGCGTTTGTGCAGAAAGTGAAGCCGGCGGGACCGGGGTGGACCGCACTGCGCGCGGCCGCCGGAATCACCGACGCCGAGATTGCGCAGGAGAATCGAATGGGCGCGGCGTTTGCTGGCTGGATTTCCGGATGCGTGGTGATCTGGTCGTCGCTGTTCGCCATCGGCAACTTCCTGTACGCCTCCGGCGATCCGTCACGCTTGCCCACCGCATGGATGCTGACCGGCGTGCTGGCGGTGAGTGGGTTCGTGCTGCTCAGGGTCACGCGGCAGTTGTGGTCGGATAGCACAGCGTCGCAGGCGCGAGCGGACGCGCGGGCGGCAGACGCGTCGGTGATCTAG
- the ggt gene encoding gamma-glutamyltransferase — MPVRIAAPSVKLFARLRHVAIFGLVLSAGILPTACAFGNSGSGQTAGAPSGQAGQVLRSTDAPNGMVVSASAIASEAGAQVLANGGNAVDAAVATGFALAVTYPTAGNIGGGGFMVIRMPDGKSTTIDFREKAPLAATPEMFTDSSGAYSATKHHRSHLAVGVPGTVAGFALAHKKYGAASWKQLVDPAAKLAGDGFLVPTGLAASLSGAVTRLKEYPATVAAYSKNGTAYAAGERMKLPDLAKTLSRIRDRGRDGFYKGETARLIAEEMKRGGGIITEKDLAGYEAKERAAVKGSFKGYEVISMPPPSSGGIAMIEMLNILEGYDLKAAGHNSPRYIHLLTESMRRAFLDRARYVGDPDFVKVPVEKLTSKDYANELRKTIQMDKASSSQPAQIADGYESLETTHFSVVDKSGMAVSVTYTLEAGYGLGAVVAGAGFLLNNEMGDFNGKPGLTDSTGLVGTAPNIARPSKRMLSSMTPAILAKDGQVVAVIGSPGGRTIINTVLQVALNIMAFDMPIQAAVNAARIHHQWLPNRLTIERDGVPASTVSALEKMGHKVQFGGQQGTAHSIMIDPRTGHRVGAPDPRDRDAGAVGH, encoded by the coding sequence ATGCCCGTTCGCATTGCTGCTCCCTCGGTCAAGTTGTTCGCGCGCCTCCGCCACGTTGCCATCTTTGGGCTCGTCCTCTCCGCGGGGATTCTGCCCACTGCGTGTGCCTTCGGCAACAGTGGCAGCGGCCAGACGGCCGGCGCACCCAGCGGTCAGGCTGGTCAGGTCCTTCGCAGCACCGATGCGCCAAACGGCATGGTGGTGTCGGCCAGCGCGATTGCCAGCGAGGCGGGCGCACAGGTGCTGGCCAACGGCGGCAATGCCGTTGACGCAGCCGTGGCCACGGGATTTGCGCTGGCCGTGACCTATCCGACGGCCGGCAACATCGGCGGTGGAGGCTTTATGGTCATCCGCATGCCGGACGGGAAATCGACGACCATCGACTTTCGCGAGAAGGCACCGCTGGCTGCGACTCCGGAGATGTTCACCGATTCAAGCGGCGCCTATTCGGCCACCAAGCATCATCGCAGTCATCTCGCCGTCGGCGTGCCGGGCACGGTCGCGGGCTTTGCGCTGGCGCACAAGAAGTACGGTGCGGCGTCATGGAAGCAGTTGGTTGATCCTGCCGCCAAGCTGGCCGGCGACGGGTTTCTCGTTCCTACCGGATTGGCCGCGTCACTCTCCGGGGCCGTGACGCGATTGAAGGAATATCCAGCGACGGTGGCCGCGTATTCCAAGAACGGTACCGCGTACGCCGCCGGTGAGCGCATGAAGCTGCCGGATCTGGCGAAGACGCTGTCACGCATTCGCGATCGCGGGCGCGACGGATTCTACAAGGGCGAGACGGCGCGACTGATCGCGGAAGAGATGAAACGTGGTGGCGGAATCATCACCGAAAAGGATCTCGCGGGCTACGAGGCCAAAGAGCGTGCGGCGGTGAAAGGTTCGTTCAAGGGCTACGAGGTGATTTCGATGCCGCCGCCGAGTTCCGGCGGCATCGCCATGATCGAGATGCTCAACATCCTCGAGGGCTATGACCTCAAGGCTGCTGGACACAACTCACCGCGCTACATCCACCTGCTCACCGAAAGCATGCGTCGCGCGTTCCTTGATCGGGCCCGCTACGTTGGTGACCCGGATTTTGTGAAGGTGCCGGTGGAGAAGCTGACGTCAAAGGACTACGCGAACGAATTGCGAAAGACCATCCAGATGGACAAAGCGTCGTCGTCGCAGCCGGCGCAGATTGCCGATGGATACGAGAGTCTGGAAACGACGCACTTTTCCGTGGTTGACAAGAGCGGCATGGCGGTGTCGGTGACGTACACGCTGGAAGCGGGCTACGGTCTAGGCGCGGTCGTTGCGGGCGCGGGCTTCCTGCTCAACAACGAGATGGGTGATTTCAACGGCAAGCCTGGCCTCACGGACAGCACGGGTCTGGTCGGTACCGCACCCAACATCGCGCGCCCCAGCAAGCGCATGCTCTCCAGCATGACGCCGGCGATACTCGCGAAGGATGGCCAGGTGGTTGCGGTGATCGGCAGCCCCGGCGGACGCACCATCATCAACACGGTCCTGCAGGTTGCGCTCAACATCATGGCCTTCGACATGCCGATTCAAGCGGCGGTCAACGCGGCGCGCATACACCATCAATGGCTGCCGAACCGCCTCACGATCGAGCGTGATGGCGTGCCGGCGTCCACGGTCAGCGCGTTGGAAAAGATGGGGCACAAGGTGCAATTCGGCGGGCAGCAGGGCACCGCGCATTCCATCATGATCGATCCGCGCACGGGGCATCGCGTTGGCGCCCCCGATCCGCGCGACCGCGATGCGGGGGCAGTCGGCCACTGA
- the tgt gene encoding tRNA guanosine(34) transglycosylase Tgt yields the protein MSNTAHRTTDAPFAFRTASPDGSARLGWFTTPHGVVETPAFMPVGTHAAIRGLTMSDVAAVGARMVLSNAYHLYLRPGDAMVRALGGLHAFARWSGPMLTDSGGYQVFSLARYRTVREEGVEFRSKLDGSRHAYTPERVMQIERNLGADVIMQLDELIAGGSDESASRSAMERSLRWLERCRVEFGRLGCEGRAPLAEIPVPHGTPPVASARDAMECQSPVQSLFPIVQGGVNAGLRRASIQGILSCGAWDGIAIGGLSVGESKSDLLATLEVCDPELPRDRPRYLMGVGFPDDLIEAVRRGMDLFDCVAPTRIGRHGTAFTRDGTVQVTKSSYRTDRRPLDDSCACAACTDYDRAYLRHLFAADEPLGPRLLALHNLAFLLRLMRDAREALGAGTFAGWSAEWLGRYRARSTGM from the coding sequence CTGAGCAACACGGCGCATCGCACCACCGACGCCCCCTTCGCCTTTCGTACCGCGTCACCCGACGGTTCCGCACGACTGGGCTGGTTCACCACGCCGCACGGTGTCGTCGAAACACCGGCGTTCATGCCCGTGGGCACACACGCCGCCATTCGCGGACTCACCATGTCCGATGTGGCGGCTGTGGGTGCGCGGATGGTGCTCAGCAACGCATATCATCTCTATCTTCGTCCCGGTGACGCGATGGTCCGCGCGTTGGGCGGATTGCATGCGTTCGCGCGATGGAGCGGCCCGATGCTCACCGATTCGGGTGGCTACCAGGTGTTCTCCCTGGCGCGTTATCGAACGGTCCGTGAGGAGGGCGTCGAGTTCCGCAGCAAGCTCGATGGGTCACGTCACGCGTACACGCCCGAGCGGGTCATGCAGATCGAGCGTAATCTGGGCGCCGATGTGATCATGCAACTCGACGAACTGATCGCCGGTGGTTCCGACGAATCGGCGTCGCGCTCGGCGATGGAGCGCAGCTTGCGTTGGCTGGAACGTTGTCGAGTCGAGTTCGGGCGTCTGGGATGCGAAGGCCGGGCGCCCCTGGCCGAGATTCCCGTACCGCACGGTACGCCACCAGTGGCGTCGGCACGTGACGCCATGGAGTGTCAGTCGCCCGTGCAGTCGCTATTCCCCATCGTACAGGGGGGAGTGAACGCGGGACTCCGACGCGCGTCGATACAGGGTATCCTGAGCTGCGGCGCGTGGGACGGCATCGCCATCGGCGGGCTCTCGGTCGGTGAGTCCAAGTCCGATCTCTTGGCCACCCTCGAGGTCTGCGATCCGGAACTCCCGCGCGACCGACCACGCTATTTGATGGGTGTGGGATTTCCTGATGACCTCATCGAAGCCGTGCGTCGGGGCATGGACCTCTTCGACTGCGTGGCGCCCACGCGCATCGGTCGACACGGCACGGCGTTCACGCGCGACGGGACGGTGCAGGTGACCAAGAGCAGCTATCGCACCGATCGCCGTCCGCTGGATGACTCGTGCGCCTGCGCCGCCTGCACGGACTACGATCGCGCGTACCTGCGCCACTTGTTTGCCGCCGACGAGCCCTTGGGGCCGCGGTTGCTGGCGTTGCACAACCTCGCCTTTCTGCTGCGGCTCATGCGCGACGCGCGGGAGGCGCTTGGCGCTGGCACGTTCGCCGGATGGAGTGCGGAATGGCTGGGGCGATATCGGGCGCGCTCGACGGGGATGTAG
- a CDS encoding Bax inhibitor-1 family protein, which produces MGISYGATVAPERTGTERATLVRRTYSLVLVGVLLTVAGCAWAMSQPSLMELVARHPFLSFLATLAPLMGAQYFRGQFPVNLSLTLLFTLLEGVWIAPLVFVMEQRQPGVASQAAILTLSAFAVLTAYAFVSRRDFSAWGSFFVVGLWVLIGTSLLNLFFQNQSASLWIAGATVLVFSGMLVYDTWRLRNRYGPDDYVIAAVQIYLDLLNMFTAVLRLLGGRR; this is translated from the coding sequence ATGGGAATTTCCTACGGCGCGACCGTCGCGCCGGAACGCACCGGCACCGAACGGGCGACACTGGTGCGCCGCACCTACTCGCTGGTGCTGGTAGGGGTGCTGTTGACGGTGGCCGGTTGCGCCTGGGCCATGTCGCAGCCATCGCTGATGGAATTGGTGGCGCGGCATCCGTTTCTCAGTTTTCTGGCCACACTCGCGCCGCTGATGGGCGCGCAGTACTTCCGCGGGCAATTTCCTGTGAACCTCAGCCTGACGCTGCTGTTCACGCTTCTTGAAGGCGTGTGGATTGCGCCGTTGGTGTTCGTGATGGAACAGCGGCAGCCGGGCGTGGCATCGCAGGCGGCGATCCTGACACTCAGTGCGTTCGCCGTACTGACCGCCTACGCCTTCGTGTCGCGTCGGGACTTTTCTGCGTGGGGCAGCTTCTTCGTGGTCGGATTGTGGGTGCTCATCGGCACGTCACTGCTCAATCTGTTCTTTCAGAACCAGTCGGCGTCATTGTGGATTGCCGGCGCCACGGTGCTCGTGTTCAGCGGGATGCTGGTGTACGACACGTGGCGGTTGCGCAACCGCTACGGGCCTGACGACTACGTGATCGCGGCGGTGCAGATCTATCTCGATCTGCTGAACATGTTCACGGCCGTCTTGCGGCTGCTGGGCGGGCGGCGCTAG
- a CDS encoding PepSY domain-containing protein: protein MPTPAFWRQWHRWIGAPAALFLLFVSVTGVLVAGTEFFGADEALREANREVVSAVRTDTPIAEWTVTLATAMKTAAAQAPGAPVDRVSIELKGQSPTIAVYVGKPAGGEDKRLLFDARSGAFLRAEDYVDKPLIHRIHSGEAFGDGGLVVSMVWGLALLALTLTGLLLYWRLMNVDRPDRVGLKRFFF from the coding sequence ATGCCCACTCCTGCCTTTTGGCGACAGTGGCACCGGTGGATCGGTGCCCCGGCCGCTCTGTTCCTGCTGTTCGTATCCGTCACCGGCGTCCTGGTGGCTGGCACCGAATTCTTCGGTGCCGATGAGGCGCTGCGTGAAGCCAATCGGGAAGTGGTGAGCGCGGTTCGTACCGACACGCCAATCGCCGAGTGGACCGTGACGCTGGCCACCGCCATGAAGACGGCCGCGGCACAGGCCCCCGGCGCGCCGGTGGACCGTGTCTCCATCGAACTCAAGGGCCAGTCGCCAACCATTGCGGTGTACGTGGGCAAGCCGGCCGGTGGTGAGGACAAGCGGCTGCTGTTCGATGCCCGATCGGGAGCATTTCTTCGCGCGGAGGACTACGTGGACAAACCGCTCATTCATCGCATCCATAGCGGTGAGGCCTTTGGCGACGGCGGACTGGTCGTGTCGATGGTCTGGGGGCTCGCGCTGTTGGCCCTCACGCTCACCGGCCTTCTGCTGTATTGGCGGCTGATGAACGTCGATCGCCCGGATCGCGTGGGCCTCAAACGGTTCTTCTTCTGA
- a CDS encoding peptidylprolyl isomerase: MTTRIATACTSALLLVSCHQQGVTSAAQSRPSGMVPIVISTERGDISVSLDSAHAPVTVTNFLRYVDRGAFTDGRFHRTVTRENQPRDTVRIEVIQGSARTTRPDSSFPAVVLERTSVTGLRHLDGTISMARGGPNSATSSFFITIGTQPSLDEGGHRNLDGQGFAAFGRVTAGMELVRAIQQSPHTEQNLTPPIAIRSVRRLYPKRTADPAQRALPSRPFRASCRWPQTSTDTRKFVSPASPR, from the coding sequence ATGACTACACGCATCGCGACCGCCTGCACCTCGGCGCTGCTGCTGGTCAGCTGTCATCAGCAGGGCGTGACGTCGGCCGCACAATCGCGCCCGTCGGGCATGGTCCCCATCGTGATCAGCACGGAACGCGGGGATATTTCCGTGTCGCTGGACAGCGCCCACGCGCCGGTCACGGTAACGAATTTCCTGCGTTACGTGGATCGCGGCGCGTTCACCGATGGTCGCTTTCACCGCACGGTCACGCGGGAGAATCAGCCGCGCGACACCGTGCGCATCGAAGTCATTCAGGGCAGCGCGAGAACGACGCGCCCCGACTCGAGCTTCCCCGCCGTGGTCCTCGAGCGAACCAGTGTCACCGGACTGCGTCATCTGGATGGCACCATCTCGATGGCCCGTGGTGGTCCGAATAGCGCGACCTCCAGTTTCTTCATCACCATTGGGACGCAACCGTCACTGGACGAGGGCGGCCACCGGAATCTTGACGGACAGGGATTTGCCGCGTTTGGTCGGGTGACCGCCGGTATGGAACTGGTGCGCGCCATTCAGCAGTCGCCGCACACCGAGCAGAATCTCACGCCGCCGATTGCCATTCGTAGCGTTCGCCGACTGTACCCGAAACGGACTGCCGATCCCGCGCAGCGGGCCTTGCCCTCACGGCCTTTCCGCGCCTCGTGCCGCTGGCCCCAAACGTCTACGGATACGAGGAAATTCGTCAGCCCGGCTTCACCACGGTGA
- a CDS encoding MBL fold metallo-hydrolase, whose amino-acid sequence MPLAPNVYGYEEIRQPGFTTVSLIVVGKSGVLIADGQGSPAATQTMLDRIKSITPLPIKWYVVGSDHGDHTAGNSVLPPGITYVVHPTSLAQLKRDSAGAPANRRVIVPSVAMTGDHETIDVGTMKVDVRFLGRAHTGGDLMVYLPATKILFMSEAYLNRVFPAMRSAYPSEWVKTVDRALAMNASRYVPGHGFIEDPATSREELVTFRESLRAVIAEVTRLRALGLSADDAVKQAQWGPYAGWFLADQQAPVAVRKVYEELAGTLK is encoded by the coding sequence GTGCCGCTGGCCCCAAACGTCTACGGATACGAGGAAATTCGTCAGCCCGGCTTCACCACGGTGAGCCTCATTGTCGTCGGGAAAAGCGGGGTGTTGATAGCCGACGGTCAGGGAAGTCCGGCGGCCACCCAGACGATGCTCGATCGTATCAAGTCCATCACACCGCTGCCCATCAAATGGTACGTGGTGGGGTCCGATCACGGTGATCATACCGCTGGGAACAGCGTGCTACCGCCTGGCATCACGTACGTCGTGCACCCCACGTCACTGGCGCAACTCAAGCGCGACTCGGCCGGCGCGCCGGCCAACCGACGCGTGATCGTCCCGTCGGTCGCGATGACGGGCGATCACGAGACCATCGATGTGGGCACGATGAAGGTCGACGTGCGCTTTCTGGGTCGCGCCCATACCGGAGGCGACCTGATGGTGTACCTGCCGGCAACCAAGATTCTGTTCATGAGCGAGGCGTATCTCAATCGTGTGTTCCCCGCCATGCGTTCGGCCTATCCCAGCGAATGGGTGAAGACGGTGGATCGCGCCCTCGCCATGAACGCGTCGCGCTATGTGCCCGGGCACGGGTTCATCGAAGACCCGGCCACGTCGCGCGAGGAACTGGTGACGTTTCGCGAGTCGTTGCGCGCCGTCATCGCCGAAGTCACGCGACTGCGCGCGTTGGGCCTGTCGGCCGACGACGCGGTGAAGCAGGCGCAGTGGGGCCCGTATGCCGGTTGGTTTCTGGCCGACCAGCAGGCACCGGTTGCGGTCCGCAAGGTGTATGAAGAACTCGCCGGGACACTCAAATGA
- a CDS encoding Fumble domain-containing protein — translation MSSPIAMNRSVVAIDFGASNTDVVVRTGAALRRWNVPSRGQPDERRVREVLAHGGLSPRDVGWIAVTGGNRERLPTAIDERTVHRVDEVQAIGRGGLALAGLDRAVVTSAGSGTAVVVAGPDGARHVTGTGVGGGTLVGLGRMLLDITDPHVLDQLALVGSPTELNLTIGEILGGAIGSLPPDTTAVNFGRVAREPMAATPADTAAALVNMVGQVIAIIAINAARATQQEHIVIVGHLSDLSSVRETFRLVGQFYGATLQVPEFGGYATATGALLVAEGM, via the coding sequence ATGAGTTCGCCGATCGCCATGAATCGCTCCGTGGTCGCCATCGACTTCGGTGCCAGCAACACGGACGTGGTCGTCAGGACTGGCGCCGCGCTTCGTCGATGGAATGTGCCAAGCCGCGGACAGCCAGACGAACGGCGTGTGCGAGAGGTGCTGGCGCACGGCGGATTGTCACCACGTGACGTCGGGTGGATCGCGGTGACCGGCGGCAATCGCGAACGACTCCCAACCGCGATCGACGAACGCACCGTGCATCGCGTCGATGAAGTGCAGGCGATCGGCCGTGGCGGCCTCGCGCTGGCTGGCCTCGATCGCGCGGTGGTGACCAGCGCAGGGTCAGGGACGGCAGTCGTGGTCGCCGGACCTGACGGAGCCCGTCACGTGACCGGTACCGGGGTTGGCGGCGGTACTCTGGTGGGTCTGGGGCGCATGTTGCTCGACATCACCGACCCGCATGTCCTGGACCAGCTGGCACTCGTCGGGAGTCCAACCGAACTCAATCTCACCATCGGCGAGATTCTTGGTGGCGCCATCGGGTCACTGCCACCCGACACCACGGCCGTGAACTTCGGGCGTGTGGCGCGTGAGCCGATGGCCGCCACGCCGGCCGATACGGCGGCGGCCCTGGTGAACATGGTGGGGCAGGTGATTGCCATCATCGCCATCAACGCGGCGCGCGCCACGCAGCAGGAGCACATCGTGATTGTCGGACATCTGTCGGACCTGTCCAGTGTTCGCGAGACGTTCCGACTGGTGGGGCAATTCTACGGTGCGACGCTGCAGGTGCCGGAGTTCGGGGGCTATGCGACGGCCACGGGCGCACTCCTGGTGGCTGAAGGGATGTAG